The window tttaaatgtatttcaaaattatgtttttacaaattatgcaTTATAACTTAGTAGGTATGATAACAATGgtgataatgttatttattttatatatttattttatacaataattattataataaattatataatatatatttatattatacgcaTATGCGCATatctaatatagaaataatgttTGACACGATTTTGGCAAATAGATAGACTAAATTATGCCTTATGATTCACACTGTTAATTATAGATACTCACCACATTCTTGTTaccttttgattaaaattatcatcgagtctctatattttaattttggatttttttttctttcatttatgaataagaatgtattttttaaaaagtagcaaatttttatatatttaattatatagaatagaacGGTAATCGTAATACATCCAAAatctacattaaaaaattagaaaaaaaattgatattaaattcctttcttcaaggtttcgtttttaataaaattgaattaaaaattcatcaaatttacaatttaacaaaatttaattaaaaattaatcaaatttacaaactaaatatgaattaattatcatatattttattatcagctatttctatctaatatagatttgtatatattaataatgatatgattgaagtaatataatttttttgtaaattatttaactcttattttttatatcatttgtttGTTATACAcaaatacaatgaaattacATAACATAATACttgattatttgaattctaagtgaatatttattatttaaacttcaattaagtattattttacttatataattaaatatttttataataattagaaatgtacattatattttatatctatgatataaaataaaaaattatttcattaagtatcaaagaaacattaaaaaattgttgcaaAATTCATCTtgcaaaattgtttcaaaatttataatatttaatacatcattatacattttagaaaaatgtcaagtgaatttctattaattgaacaaaaaattacatttgataAGGAAATTAGGTGgatttttactatataaataatttgattatatgcACATATGTGTTTATCTGtcgcaaatttatataaatgaaattctatattgtcaaaaaaattaatatattattatcaatttttcttgttgCATACATGAAtcaacgaattaattaaaaaataattgaagagaTTGTAATATGTTatcgttttttcatttttcaaactttttataaattttctgtttcaaatgtatatttattcattatatatgaaactatatatgaactaaaaaatttatattataaatttatattataaatgaaaatataaactaaaattaagaattttataaattctaactCAGATGGAAAACAACAATcaaatgatattcaatttgcaaatatcaattttcaaaatgatttcgtaaaatcttaaagaaaaaaatgttataccgatttttttttcttattttttcacataaacTTATCTTTGTTTCAATGTACTACGATATATCactttgtattaataaattattaatataaatattattgaaaaatataatttttaataaaatatttgtgaatataattaaattctttttcatttatttttattgcatttaattaattgaattcttttatttaaaaattaaaactgattgttgaattaaaatttataacaaaatcatACTGCATAGATAATGAAAACATATTGctactttttaatatacaaaaatcttaatttgtgctaatatactttttaattttagaagaatctctgtcttctatttaattatttgacataataatattataaagtatatgtaatatattttaaccttGAGGCGattctatacatatacactgatttttttttttaataggatGAAATATCTAAAcaacagttttatttttaatagatacacAATCATACTTAGTGTTATTGAGCTGATCTTATTACAtctaattagattttaatctattttatatatgtatttatacaaatataatatagacagaatatatttaaaagaaatgtcttattataatataaacactTATAAACACTATTATAAACACaggcttaaaaaaataagccTTATATAAAcacattgttaaaaaaaattctatgaacATGTTGCATTATATATCACGTAAATGACATAAaaggagaaatttatataaaaaaaaatattttacatatttatatacttaaacATTACcgtattaattaagattaatataataattattagtagtagtaaatttataatatactaaagaaaaattttttcaattgattaagaaaatattttgatataaatattaataaatctgaaaattagtacatttttctaacataaaatatcgtacgatatatataaaaaaacaatacaaataattatcaaattaaatattcaaaatttttgataatttataattaatattaccaataattttaaaaattatttctatgtattttttgtattataaacatatgtaataattctaataatataataatatatttaattaaaaaagaaatgcgaaaaaatatattcttaaaaaataaatagttaaacgataacaaattaaagattttcatatataaaatatattctctctctctctctctctctctctctctctctctctctctctctctctctcactcatttactcactcactcactcactcactcattcaacacaccacacacacacacacattctctctctctctctcatatatatataaaaatttaaacattgttGCATCATGatcatagaaataatattatgttatatgttattacATATGAaccaagaaaatattaaaaataagattttatcgtattttatctaattattcaaaaactgATGCTTAAATGCTTATttgataacaattataataatcaatatcaaGCATTTCTCCCTTTATGTCTTGGAGCAAATTTATATGTTGCACAtacatataatgataattgaatGACAAGATGcacaagattaaatttataaagaaatagagacaatacaaaaaataaacataatcacAGCTGAGTTGGCAGGCAGATGGGCAAATACAGGCATATTATTGAACAGGTTTGCTCGACAtgtgtttcttatttttttaatatatcattttatgttatttggtcaatatattcaatagcaatattcaattatttcaatagcCTGCTTAGCCCATTTCATTGACAAATTCATTCTTAAACGTAATCATTAGTTCCAGGACTCGTTAAAGGTTCTTGagcctattaaaattaaataaaaaaattatgcaaaatataaatttattaaagtttgataaattattaaataaaattataaatgatatatatgattttttaacgaaataatacattatacacAGTAATTACCTCTTCTCCAACTGTAGCAGTAGGGAGtggaaatctatttttttcaagactAAATTGATCTTCTGTAGTTTTTCTATACACAGGATTATCAAAATTCATACTCGTTACATTACGATGAAGATAGTGCCTATAACATAATACTGCTACTAATGCGAGAAGTAATAATCCTAAGGATGTCACACCTATCACTATGCCAGCAACTAAACCAGGATCTGTTGATTCAGATGTCAAACCATTTTCCTCGTCTCCATCTATTGAATGTAtcgaatctaaaataaattatttgatgaaataagagaaacgaaaatatacgTAATAGTATacataagtaattttaaaaaaattataattataaaaatttttattacatatatataaaattatttttaagaactttagaaaatttaatttaaaaaatttatatatatctcgcataataaatgaattatattatcattatatatgattattaacattaaatcaaaatcaaaacttttagatcaaatataataaaaccgtatgtaaaagaaaattcgtgcAAATATACTTACGAATAGTTGTAGTTGTAATGTTGAAAAGTTCAAGTCTCTTGAAtggtttattaatttcttgtgTTGTAGGTACTATAGTTGTACTTACTGGATATTCCATATTCATGCAACATCgatgcaaaataattataataaataataacacaagaaacataaaatataaatataataattgtatgatttaaaaattaaaaaaagaatgttcaAAATGCaattcaataacaaaaaaattttaaacatgctttctattaatattatatatttatttttaaagcattGAATTCTTTTATAGCATGCAGTattctaattttgatttttttttaattgatttcaatcaatagatacatattaaattaatgcatataatttatttaaaaataatcaacatCATAAGCCATTTTACCTTTTTCCACGCACATTAAACCatcagataataattttaaaccatCCGGACAAGCACAACTAAGAAGAGgtgatttagaattaattcttgGTGCTGGTAAGCATAAATGACTACAATGGCCATTTACTGCCTGACATTGATTCATTCCATCTGGTTGTCTATATGGATGATATACATGAACGACCATTGGATATTTAAGAGCTCGAAGCGACATAACAGCTTCAACTGATTGACCAGTGAATTTATTTGCTTTAAATATTGCTTCCTTGTCCCAGTCAGTCCAATAAACATAATCCTCAAATGTTGTAATACTAAAGGGATGTCTCAATACTTCCGGAGAATACAGAATTGTTCGTATACCTGTACCATCATAATTACACGAtccaattatatacaatttcgcATCTacccaatatatttttttgccaATTAAGTCCAGAGTCAACCCATTAGGCCACTGTACATCATTATTAACTATCACCTGTAAATaagtattttgtaattttatttttaaatcaataattttattcttaaatcaataattctaaaattttaataatttctaaattgtataatttctaaaattaatttctaaaattgtaattaattatatcaaaattgaagaaaaaatgaatttttctgaatgaaaattatctataaattttttcatctattaatactttttattcattaatactaATCATCTTATCTTAATAACTTATtcacaatttctttatttattaatattctttatttataatattaatcatattattttaataattttaattttaaaaaattattttattggaaCAAACATGTAaagttaaaaatgtatttttgataaaataaaaatacttattaatcatttaatatattaattcttcagATTATAATTCTgattgaaattgttaaaaagaaattttgctttttaagaaaatcatcttaataataaattcattctttccaatttcaattttattatatatctaccGTTCGATGAGATCCATCCATGCCTGCTTTTTCGATACGAGCTTCGTCGCTCCAATCAGTCCAAAACATCCAACCCTCCAATGGATTCAAAGCTATTGCTCTTGGTTCTTGTATGTGATCTTGAATCAAAGTTTTTCTCATATTGCCTTCGAAATTAGCTAATTCTATAgtgttttttttagaatcagTCCAATAGATATGACTATATATCCAATCAACAGCTAATCCATCTGATGTTGTCAAACCATCATCAATTACAACTGTACGTTCATTTCCTTCATCTATTGGAGCTCtagatatcaaaatataataaaaaatatgtataaaacaaaaatagaaaaaattataaaactctgaaaatattcattaggATTACTtacttatagatttttttttcactactATCGCTCCAGAAAATCATACCCGTACGAAAAACGAAATCCAAGGCTGCTGCCATTTTCGTATCTTTCACTATACTTGTCATCTCCAGACGATCCAATGCTACTTTTCTTATATCATGTCTTCTAGTAAAAAGAAGACTAGCATGACCTTCTGCTGCCTTACAACGTGTATGATTGCTAGGATCCTTAAGATAACCCGCGGCACAACTACACTTAAAACTGCCTTTTTCGTTCAAACAGAATTGAGAACAAGTACCTGGTTCTAAACATTCATCTatgtctaaaataaaaaatattttatattttatatatatatatatatatgaaaaaaatatttatatacgtaatatttctattattttattaaaattttattattatagaaatatttattaattttacttaaaaatggaaaatatttattaatcattcattatattaatcattaatttttatagtcatataaatatattttttaataaataattttaataaataaataaataatagtgtacaaacaaattaataattaataaaaatgatttatgatggatataattttagtaataataagaatttttaaaaatattttaccatCACAAGTTCGATTATCAATTAATCTATATCCTACACTGCAATCGCATCGAAAACCAATAGGCAAGTCGATGCAAATTTGCGAACATCCGCCattgttttttaaacattcattTACACCACAAAGCTTCTCGTTTTCGTCTTCCCAACCGATACAATCGCGATTCTTATTACATACACTGGAAAGAGAAATACATGATCCTTCGCTACATTCGAATTGTGTCGATGGATCGCAACCAATAGTTTTGGttgtgcaatttttttcatcgctaCCATCTGCACATTCTATTTTACCATTGCAATATAAATGAcctgaaaaatgtttaaatttaaataattaatatttgatattaatatttaaattttatataattttatatgaaatattttttaatatattataaataaataattcaatatttaataaaatttaattttttaatgcagatattataaattgatattttgataatttttttctttaattagattgttttttagaaaattagatcatttatcaattatataatatatcttgaaaaaaatttattcaatttattttttcatataaaatcattctttCCACGATTATATCATCATCCGCAAGAtactctatatataattacatttaatatttaactatatttgaaataaaattttatagttatatatagtatatatttgaaatatataattattttataattatatttttaaaattaaatgcacATAAAATAAGATAGTCTTTAGATGAAAGacgatttataaaacataatcgatttattttgattttcaattaaaatattaataaattataaaataataattaactatataattaactattgattttgtttaaaaattaatttaattaaaaaattaaaaataatatgtaatacaaaattaatttatattacatattttatattatattaaaattattttacatgtaatacaaaaattgttatatattatatattatatagagtattattattattattatattctcaaaactttttatatatattttaaattataatttattaacattttactaaaaagtaataatttttttaggatacattgtaaaaacaaataaataaataaataatataatattcagaaattatatttatatttgtatgatgaaatatgtttatatttgtatgataaattgtgcaattattgaaaaaaacaaataaattgtcAGTCTTCGTTTTTAGatgatttttttcagttttttacATGAttcaacataaaatatttatctaatttaatttaaatgcgtCATTCTAAGTTatgttttcttaaataaaaaaaaagaataatgatgaaaataatgagaattagaacaataatttaattgaacaaTTATAACAAAAGTTATGGAATCTgaacttaatataaaaatttttataatagagatAATAGATACGTTATTAAATCAGATTAATTCAATATCCAGTATCTcaatgaatataattcaacAAATCAGAAAAtagaatctattattttaatacttcctgaaaatattaataaaagaagaagtattaataaaagaaattttatctatatagcaattaaaaaaatttcaaacaaaaaaagtaataaaacattttaaaaaattaaataaatggaaaatagttaatatattttctaatagaaattttcagattttgcaatataaataaaatgatgatatttctagagaaaaggataataaatattaaatggaatataGAGAACactataaaataagattattggatttaatatttgatttgtaaAAAGAGTGTAAAATAGTTtgattttacgaaaaatatttacaattttaaaatatataaacaatgtggaaatattttatataataatataaaatatataataaaaataatatataataaaataataatataataaataaattctgaaaacATAAACgacaaatagatatttaatatataataagaatataaaaactttttattttactcttttattaatctgtaaattataatgatccataaataaaatttttatttatttatttatttatttatttttaatttattatatatatacatattatatatatatatacattatatatatatattatatatatattatatatattattatatataaacatacatatgtatatatatatacatatttgacATATCATTTAACATTTACATACTccgaatttacatattttatatctatagaattatataaaattacagaacaaaattttaattaaattctcttttaaattacCTGATATACAATTACGAATATGCTGACATTGAAATTGATCTGGTCTACATGTAAAATTGTGGCATACTTTAGGCAATTCATCAGCTCCATTGGGGCAATCCTTTTCCCTGTCGCATACCCAGCTTTCGTGTATGCACGAGAAATCATCGCCACAATCAAACTCTCCTTTTTTATTGCAATGAACATGGCGTTCTCCATTTGCATACTAAAAAGATTTCATACTAAACATTGCATactaaaaagaaagtaaattttttattttatgtaattttttacattttatgaattgctttttttttcagttttattattatatttttattattattattattttattctttattattatttataaattttctgatataaaaaatcgatatagaaAACTATAAAAACTAGAAAAACAactataagaattaataaatgcaaaaaagaatattgttttcataaataagattacaatgatcttttttcaatttcgaaatatttaaacaatagttgaaataaaaagaaactcaactgttaaaaaattaattgattaaaaaaaatgaatataattttataaatacaaatattaaataaaaaaaaataaataaataaaaaaatatcaaagatgaAATCATTCCAtgcaaattattgaaatttttatattaaaaagtaaccaataataaattctgtgtctttatttttcttttcatttatttttttttcatttattattcatttattattatttgactattaatttattattatttgattaataattaatgaatatagaaaatttaattataaaaattaattgatataaaaatagatataattttagaaatacactaatatcaataaagattagattatttatattgaattattgaattattaaaattttcaaatcttgtttaatttaaatattaagatcttacattaatttttagatatttctatttatattattttatgattcgaatgaaaaaaatatatatattaagaaaaaaaagttaaaagtttgAACAATTATCCAAAAAATGGAGcttcaaattacaaaatagaaaaaaatttttcttttattacaaaaaattcacatagcattataatttgttcaatattaaatttatagaatgtatttatttatgtatatatatttaaacaaaaatacatttattagtaaatacaatattttatattttttggtaatgataaaaaaatacaaataaaaagatttaaaattaaaaattttttttatatcaagtttttttttataattcaggaattaaaaataaataaataaaattttactagttacaatatacaaatatatatagaatattaatatattcgtaagaCATACTTTGAATAGTCGATTCCATCAAACATAAAAttgattacaaaaatattgtttaaaattttattacattacaattttataaattcattagatAAAGCGAtgtgaaaacaaaatatagcGGACACAGAATGATCATTTTCTATTTCCATTTTGCTTTAcctaatacaaattaattaattataacttaataaatacgtatttaccaatatttttttgtatattaatttttatatttcttttaatttctagaaTGAATTTTGtgtttatat is drawn from Apis mellifera strain DH4 linkage group LG5, Amel_HAv3.1, whole genome shotgun sequence and contains these coding sequences:
- the LOC412401 gene encoding low-density lipoprotein receptor isoform X7 — translated: MGRRCLLLTLYLLTIFGFLAANAFSTNNESCSLRQFQCANGKCIPLPWICDGTDDCGDKSDETIKKCEGMKNCTADQFTCHSGNGECVALAWMCDGHRDCSDDSDEAECNDTCRSDEFTCANKHCIQKTWVCDSDDDCGDGSDEKDCKPVTCSPSEFACSDNYCITSQWRCDGDFDCPDRRDEIGCKYANGERHVHCNKKGEFDCGDDFSCIHESWVCDREKDCPNGADELPKVCHNFTCRPDQFQCQHIRNCISGHLYCNGKIECADGSDEKNCTTKTIGCDPSTQFECSEGSCISLSSVCNKNRDCIGWEDENEKLCGVNECLKNNGGCSQICIDLPIGFRCDCSVGYRLIDNRTCDDIDECLEPGTCSQFCLNEKGSFKCSCAAGYLKDPSNHTRCKAAEGHASLLFTRRHDIRKVALDRLEMTSIVKDTKMAAALDFVFRTGMIFWSDSSEKKIYKAPIDEGNERTVVIDDGLTTSDGLAVDWIYSHIYWTDSKKNTIELANFEGNMRKTLIQDHIQEPRAIALNPLEGWMFWTDWSDEARIEKAGMDGSHRTVIVNNDVQWPNGLTLDLIGKKIYWVDAKLYIIGSCNYDGTGIRTILYSPEVLRHPFSITTFEDYVYWTDWDKEAIFKANKFTGQSVEAVMSLRALKYPMVVHVYHPYRQPDGMNQCQAVNGHCSHLCLPAPRINSKSPLLSCACPDGLKLLSDGLMCVEKVSTTIVPTTQEINKPFKRLELFNITTTTIHSIHSIDGDEENGLTSESTDPGLVAGIVIGVTSLGLLLLALVAVLCYRHYLHRNVTSMNFDNPVYRKTTEDQFSLEKNRFPLPTATVGEEAQEPLTSPGTNDYV
- the LOC412401 gene encoding low-density lipoprotein receptor isoform X6 — translated: MGRRCLLLTLYLLTIFGFLAANAFSTNNESCSLRQFQCANGKCIPLPWICDGTDDCGDKSDETIKKCEGPQKCSDTEFKCMNGKCIPGTWHCDGDDDCRDGSDEDPAVCNDTCRSDEFTCANKHCIQKTWVCDSDDDCGDGSDEKDCKPVTCSPSEFACSDNYCITSQWRCDGDFDCPDRRDEIGCKYANGERHVHCNKKGEFDCGDDFSCIHESWVCDREKDCPNGADELPKVCHNFTCRPDQFQCQHIRNCISGHLYCNGKIECADGSDEKNCTTKTIGCDPSTQFECSEGSCISLSSVCNKNRDCIGWEDENEKLCGVNECLKNNGGCSQICIDLPIGFRCDCSVGYRLIDNRTCDDIDECLEPGTCSQFCLNEKGSFKCSCAAGYLKDPSNHTRCKAAEGHASLLFTRRHDIRKVALDRLEMTSIVKDTKMAAALDFVFRTGMIFWSDSSEKKIYKAPIDEGNERTVVIDDGLTTSDGLAVDWIYSHIYWTDSKKNTIELANFEGNMRKTLIQDHIQEPRAIALNPLEGWMFWTDWSDEARIEKAGMDGSHRTVIVNNDVQWPNGLTLDLIGKKIYWVDAKLYIIGSCNYDGTGIRTILYSPEVLRHPFSITTFEDYVYWTDWDKEAIFKANKFTGQSVEAVMSLRALKYPMVVHVYHPYRQPDGMNQCQAVNGHCSHLCLPAPRINSKSPLLSCACPDGLKLLSDGLMCVEKVSTTIVPTTQEINKPFKRLELFNITTTTIHSIHSIDGDEENGLTSESTDPGLVAGIVIGVTSLGLLLLALVAVLCYRHYLHRNVTSMNFDNPVYRKTTEDQFSLEKNRFPLPTATVGEEAQEPLTSPGTNDYV
- the LOC412401 gene encoding low-density lipoprotein receptor isoform X3, whose protein sequence is MGRRCLLLTLYLLTIFGFLAANAFSTNNESCSLRQFQCANGKCIPLPWICDGTDDCGDKSDETIKKCEGPQKCSDTEFKCMNGKCIPGTWHCDGDDDCRDGSDEDPAVCRMKNCTADQFTCHSGNGECVALAWMCDGHRDCSDDSDEAECNDTCRSDEFTCANKHCIQKTWVCDSDDDCGDGSDEKDCKPVTCSPSEFACSDNYCITSQWRCDGDFDCPDRRDEIGCKYANGERHVHCNKKGEFDCGDDFSCIHESWVCDREKDCPNGADELPKVCHNFTCRPDQFQCQHIRNCISGHLYCNGKIECADGSDEKNCTTKTIGCDPSTQFECSEGSCISLSSVCNKNRDCIGWEDENEKLCGVNECLKNNGGCSQICIDLPIGFRCDCSVGYRLIDNRTCDDIDECLEPGTCSQFCLNEKGSFKCSCAAGYLKDPSNHTRCKAAEGHASLLFTRRHDIRKVALDRLEMTSIVKDTKMAAALDFVFRTGMIFWSDSSEKKIYKAPIDEGNERTVVIDDGLTTSDGLAVDWIYSHIYWTDSKKNTIELANFEGNMRKTLIQDHIQEPRAIALNPLEGWMFWTDWSDEARIEKAGMDGSHRTVIVNNDVQWPNGLTLDLIGKKIYWVDAKLYIIGSCNYDGTGIRTILYSPEVLRHPFSITTFEDYVYWTDWDKEAIFKANKFTGQSVEAVMSLRALKYPMVVHVYHPYRQPDGMNQCQAVNGHCSHLCLPAPRINSKSPLLSCACPDGLKLLSDGLMCVEKVSTTIVPTTQEINKPFKRLELFNITTTTIHSIHSIDGDEENGLTSESTDPGLVAGIVIGVTSLGLLLLALVAVLCYRHYLHRNVTSMNFDNPVYRKTTEDQFSLEKNRFPLPTATVGEEAQEPLTSPGTNDYV
- the LOC412401 gene encoding low-density lipoprotein receptor isoform X9 produces the protein MGRRCLLLTLYLLTIFGFLAANAFSTNNESCSLRQFQCANGKCIPLPWICDGTDDCGDKSDETIKKCEDDTCRSDEFTCANKHCIQKTWVCDSDDDCGDGSDEKDCKPVTCSPSEFACSDNYCITSQWRCDGDFDCPDRRDEIGCKYANGERHVHCNKKGEFDCGDDFSCIHESWVCDREKDCPNGADELPKVCHNFTCRPDQFQCQHIRNCISGHLYCNGKIECADGSDEKNCTTKTIGCDPSTQFECSEGSCISLSSVCNKNRDCIGWEDENEKLCGVNECLKNNGGCSQICIDLPIGFRCDCSVGYRLIDNRTCDDIDECLEPGTCSQFCLNEKGSFKCSCAAGYLKDPSNHTRCKAAEGHASLLFTRRHDIRKVALDRLEMTSIVKDTKMAAALDFVFRTGMIFWSDSSEKKIYKAPIDEGNERTVVIDDGLTTSDGLAVDWIYSHIYWTDSKKNTIELANFEGNMRKTLIQDHIQEPRAIALNPLEGWMFWTDWSDEARIEKAGMDGSHRTVIVNNDVQWPNGLTLDLIGKKIYWVDAKLYIIGSCNYDGTGIRTILYSPEVLRHPFSITTFEDYVYWTDWDKEAIFKANKFTGQSVEAVMSLRALKYPMVVHVYHPYRQPDGMNQCQAVNGHCSHLCLPAPRINSKSPLLSCACPDGLKLLSDGLMCVEKVSTTIVPTTQEINKPFKRLELFNITTTTIHSIHSIDGDEENGLTSESTDPGLVAGIVIGVTSLGLLLLALVAVLCYRHYLHRNVTSMNFDNPVYRKTTEDQFSLEKNRFPLPTATVGEEAQEPLTSPGTNDYV
- the LOC412401 gene encoding very low-density lipoprotein receptor isoform X8 produces the protein MNGKCIPGTWHCDGDDDCRDGSDEDPAVCRMKNCTADQFTCHSGNGECVALAWMCDGHRDCSDDSDEAECNDTCRSDEFTCANKHCIQKTWVCDSDDDCGDGSDEKDCKPVTCSPSEFACSDNYCITSQWRCDGDFDCPDRRDEIGCKYANGERHVHCNKKGEFDCGDDFSCIHESWVCDREKDCPNGADELPKVCHNFTCRPDQFQCQHIRNCISGHLYCNGKIECADGSDEKNCTTKTIGCDPSTQFECSEGSCISLSSVCNKNRDCIGWEDENEKLCGVNECLKNNGGCSQICIDLPIGFRCDCSVGYRLIDNRTCDDIDECLEPGTCSQFCLNEKGSFKCSCAAGYLKDPSNHTRCKAAEGHASLLFTRRHDIRKVALDRLEMTSIVKDTKMAAALDFVFRTGMIFWSDSSEKKIYKAPIDEGNERTVVIDDGLTTSDGLAVDWIYSHIYWTDSKKNTIELANFEGNMRKTLIQDHIQEPRAIALNPLEGWMFWTDWSDEARIEKAGMDGSHRTVIVNNDVQWPNGLTLDLIGKKIYWVDAKLYIIGSCNYDGTGIRTILYSPEVLRHPFSITTFEDYVYWTDWDKEAIFKANKFTGQSVEAVMSLRALKYPMVVHVYHPYRQPDGMNQCQAVNGHCSHLCLPAPRINSKSPLLSCACPDGLKLLSDGLMCVEKVSTTIVPTTQEINKPFKRLELFNITTTTIHSIHSIDGDEENGLTSESTDPGLVAGIVIGVTSLGLLLLALVAVLCYRHYLHRNVTSMNFDNPVYRKTTEDQFSLEKNRFPLPTATVGEEAQEPLTSPGTNDYV
- the LOC412401 gene encoding very low-density lipoprotein receptor isoform X5, which produces MNGKCIPGTWHCDGDDDCRDGSDEDPAVCRSESCSETEFECSLGDCIPKNWLCDFHRDCTDGMDEKNCGRMKNCTADQFTCHSGNGECVALAWMCDGHRDCSDDSDEAECNDTCRSDEFTCANKHCIQKTWVCDSDDDCGDGSDEKDCKPVTCSPSEFACSDNYCITSQWRCDGDFDCPDRRDEIGCKYANGERHVHCNKKGEFDCGDDFSCIHESWVCDREKDCPNGADELPKVCHNFTCRPDQFQCQHIRNCISGHLYCNGKIECADGSDEKNCTTKTIGCDPSTQFECSEGSCISLSSVCNKNRDCIGWEDENEKLCGVNECLKNNGGCSQICIDLPIGFRCDCSVGYRLIDNRTCDDIDECLEPGTCSQFCLNEKGSFKCSCAAGYLKDPSNHTRCKAAEGHASLLFTRRHDIRKVALDRLEMTSIVKDTKMAAALDFVFRTGMIFWSDSSEKKIYKAPIDEGNERTVVIDDGLTTSDGLAVDWIYSHIYWTDSKKNTIELANFEGNMRKTLIQDHIQEPRAIALNPLEGWMFWTDWSDEARIEKAGMDGSHRTVIVNNDVQWPNGLTLDLIGKKIYWVDAKLYIIGSCNYDGTGIRTILYSPEVLRHPFSITTFEDYVYWTDWDKEAIFKANKFTGQSVEAVMSLRALKYPMVVHVYHPYRQPDGMNQCQAVNGHCSHLCLPAPRINSKSPLLSCACPDGLKLLSDGLMCVEKVSTTIVPTTQEINKPFKRLELFNITTTTIHSIHSIDGDEENGLTSESTDPGLVAGIVIGVTSLGLLLLALVAVLCYRHYLHRNVTSMNFDNPVYRKTTEDQFSLEKNRFPLPTATVGEEAQEPLTSPGTNDYV